The Nothobranchius furzeri strain GRZ-AD chromosome 6, NfurGRZ-RIMD1, whole genome shotgun sequence genome includes a region encoding these proteins:
- the LOC107374827 gene encoding ceramide transfer protein isoform X1: MSDNQSWNSSGSEEDLEPREDCGHPVNVVELSGVLSKWTNYIHGWQDRWVMLRNNTLSYYKSHDETEYGCRGSLCLSKAVITPHEFDECRLDISVNDSVWYLRAQDPEHRNQWIDSIELHRSIREGRREKGGVQGTIIIPPPLADSGYGSESSLRRHGSMLSLTSATSGYSTTSTSSFKGHSLREKLSEMETFRDILCRQVDTLQKYFDSCADAVSKDELQRDKIVEDDEDDFPSTRTDGEFLHNNGSKEKLFQSLSPKGINGIDFKGEAITFKATTAGILATLSHCIDLMVKREDSWQKRLDKEMEKRRRIEESYKSALSELKKKSHFGGPDYEEGPNSLINEDEFFDAVEAALDRQDKIEEQSQTGKTRIQRSSPLPPEDVYSCSGSHRFSEKPHSEVVRARPKDVHRFSTEVEEMVQNHMTYSLQDVGGDANWQLVVEEGEMKVYRREVEENGIVLDPLKATHSVKGVTGHEICHYFWDTTYRNDWETTIENFNVLETLSDNAVIVYQTHKRVWPASQRDVLYLSAMRKMVANNESDPDTWLVCNFSVDHNDAQPTSRCVRAKINIAMICQTLVSPPEGDKEISRDNILCKITYVANVNPGGWAPASVLRAVAKREYPKFLKRFTSYVQEKTAGKPILF; the protein is encoded by the exons ATGTCAGACAACCAGAGTTGGAACTCCTCCGGGTCCGAGGAAGATTTGGAGCCCAGGGAGGACTGCGGGCATCCCGTTAATGTTGTTGAGTTAAGCGGAGTCCTCAGTAAG TGGACAAACTACATCCATGGCTGGCAGGACCGTTGGGTTATGCTAAGGAACAACACGCTGAGCTACTACAAGTCTCACGATGAGACGGAATATGGCTGCCGGGGTTCTCTCTGCCTCAGCAAAGCTGTCATTACT cCTCACGAGTTTGACGAGTGTCGGCTGGACATCAGTGTGAACGACAGCGTGTGGTACCTGAGAGCACAAgatccagagcacaggaaccagtGGATCGACTCCATCGAACTGCACAGG aGCATCAGAGAGGGGAGGAGAgagaagggaggagtccaggGAACGATCATCATCCCTCCACCACTG GCTGACTCTGGATATGGCTCTGAGTCCAGTCTGCGGAGACACGGCTCCATGCTGTCACTCACGTCAGCCACCAGCGGCTACTCCACCACCTCTACCTCCTCATTCAAG GGTCACAGCCTCCGAGAGAAGCTTTCAGAGATGGAGACATTCAGAGACATCCTGTGCAGGCAGGTGGACACGCTTCAGAAATACTTTGATAGCTGTGCAGACGCCGTGTCCAAAGATGAGCTGCAGAGAGACAAAA TTGTAGAGGACGATGAAGACGATTTCCCGAGCACCCGTACAGATGGAGAGTTTCTGCACAACAACGGCAGCaaagaaaaat TGTTCCAGTCTTTAAGTCCCAAAGGAATCAACGGGATAGACTTTAAGGGCGAGGCCATCACGTTTAAGGCCACCACTGCTGGGATCTTAGCCACCCTGTCCCACTGCATCGACCTGATGGTGAAGAGAGAGGACAGCTGGCAGAAGAGACTGGACAAG GAGATGGAGAAGAGGCGAAGGATAGAGGAGAGCTATAAATCAGCCCTCAGTGAGCTCAAGAAGAAGTCTCACTTTGGAGGTCCAGATTACGAG GAAGGCCCAAACAGCCTGATCAACGAGGACGAGTTCTTCGATGCTGTGGAAGCGGCTCTGGACAGACAAGATAAAATCGAGGAACAG TCTCAGACAGGGAAGACAAGGATCCAGCGGTCCAGTCCTCTTCCCCCTGAAGATGTTTATTCCTGCTCCGGCTCACACAGATTTTCTGAGAAG CCTCATAGTGAGGTAGTCAGGGCCCGTCCAAAAGATGTCCACAGATTCAGCACAGAG GTGGAGGAGATGGTGCAGAATCACATGACCTACTCCCTGCAGGACGTCGGCGGGGATGCTAACTGGCAGCTTGTTGTAGAGGAGGGAGAAATGAAG GTATACAGGAGAGAAGTGGAGGAGAACGGGATTGTACTGGACCCGTTGAAGGCTACTCACTCAGTGAAGGGGGTGACCGGTCACGAGATCTGCCACTACTTTTGGGACACAACGTACCGCAACGACTGGGAAA CTACCATTGAAAACTTCAACGTCCTGGAGACGCTGTCAGACAACGCCGTCATCGTCTATCAGACACACAAG CGGGTGTGGCCTGCATCTCAGAGGGACGTGTTGTACCTGTCTGCTATGAGGAAGATGGTGGCCAACAATGAGAGCGACCCAGACACGTGGCTGGTCTGTAACTTCTCAGTTGATCACAACGACGCTCAG CCAACCAGCAGATGTGTTCGTGCCAAAATCAACATCGCCATGATCTGTCAGACGCTGGTCAGTCCACCAGAGGGCGACAAAGAGATCAGCAGGGACAACATCCTGTGTAAAATCACCTATGTAGCCAATG TGAATCCAGGAGGGTGGGCTCCTGCCTCCGTGCTCAGGGCTGTAGCTAAGAGGGAATATCCCAAATTCCTCAAGCGCTTCACCTCATATGTGCAAGAGAAAACTGCCGGCAAGCCAATTCTCTTCTGA
- the LOC107374827 gene encoding ceramide transfer protein isoform X2, which yields MSDNQSWNSSGSEEDLEPREDCGHPVNVVELSGVLSKWTNYIHGWQDRWVMLRNNTLSYYKSHDETEYGCRGSLCLSKAVITPHEFDECRLDISVNDSVWYLRAQDPEHRNQWIDSIELHRSIREGRREKGGVQGTIIIPPPLADSGYGSESSLRRHGSMLSLTSATSGYSTTSTSSFKGHSLREKLSEMETFRDILCRQVDTLQKYFDSCADAVSKDELQRDKIVEDDEDDFPSTRTDGEFLHNNGSKEKLFQSLSPKGINGIDFKGEAITFKATTAGILATLSHCIDLMVKREDSWQKRLDKEMEKRRRIEESYKSALSELKKKSHFGGPDYEEGPNSLINEDEFFDAVEAALDRQDKIEEQSQTGKTRIQRSSPLPPEDVYSCSGSHRFSEKVEEMVQNHMTYSLQDVGGDANWQLVVEEGEMKVYRREVEENGIVLDPLKATHSVKGVTGHEICHYFWDTTYRNDWETTIENFNVLETLSDNAVIVYQTHKRVWPASQRDVLYLSAMRKMVANNESDPDTWLVCNFSVDHNDAQPTSRCVRAKINIAMICQTLVSPPEGDKEISRDNILCKITYVANVNPGGWAPASVLRAVAKREYPKFLKRFTSYVQEKTAGKPILF from the exons ATGTCAGACAACCAGAGTTGGAACTCCTCCGGGTCCGAGGAAGATTTGGAGCCCAGGGAGGACTGCGGGCATCCCGTTAATGTTGTTGAGTTAAGCGGAGTCCTCAGTAAG TGGACAAACTACATCCATGGCTGGCAGGACCGTTGGGTTATGCTAAGGAACAACACGCTGAGCTACTACAAGTCTCACGATGAGACGGAATATGGCTGCCGGGGTTCTCTCTGCCTCAGCAAAGCTGTCATTACT cCTCACGAGTTTGACGAGTGTCGGCTGGACATCAGTGTGAACGACAGCGTGTGGTACCTGAGAGCACAAgatccagagcacaggaaccagtGGATCGACTCCATCGAACTGCACAGG aGCATCAGAGAGGGGAGGAGAgagaagggaggagtccaggGAACGATCATCATCCCTCCACCACTG GCTGACTCTGGATATGGCTCTGAGTCCAGTCTGCGGAGACACGGCTCCATGCTGTCACTCACGTCAGCCACCAGCGGCTACTCCACCACCTCTACCTCCTCATTCAAG GGTCACAGCCTCCGAGAGAAGCTTTCAGAGATGGAGACATTCAGAGACATCCTGTGCAGGCAGGTGGACACGCTTCAGAAATACTTTGATAGCTGTGCAGACGCCGTGTCCAAAGATGAGCTGCAGAGAGACAAAA TTGTAGAGGACGATGAAGACGATTTCCCGAGCACCCGTACAGATGGAGAGTTTCTGCACAACAACGGCAGCaaagaaaaat TGTTCCAGTCTTTAAGTCCCAAAGGAATCAACGGGATAGACTTTAAGGGCGAGGCCATCACGTTTAAGGCCACCACTGCTGGGATCTTAGCCACCCTGTCCCACTGCATCGACCTGATGGTGAAGAGAGAGGACAGCTGGCAGAAGAGACTGGACAAG GAGATGGAGAAGAGGCGAAGGATAGAGGAGAGCTATAAATCAGCCCTCAGTGAGCTCAAGAAGAAGTCTCACTTTGGAGGTCCAGATTACGAG GAAGGCCCAAACAGCCTGATCAACGAGGACGAGTTCTTCGATGCTGTGGAAGCGGCTCTGGACAGACAAGATAAAATCGAGGAACAG TCTCAGACAGGGAAGACAAGGATCCAGCGGTCCAGTCCTCTTCCCCCTGAAGATGTTTATTCCTGCTCCGGCTCACACAGATTTTCTGAGAAG GTGGAGGAGATGGTGCAGAATCACATGACCTACTCCCTGCAGGACGTCGGCGGGGATGCTAACTGGCAGCTTGTTGTAGAGGAGGGAGAAATGAAG GTATACAGGAGAGAAGTGGAGGAGAACGGGATTGTACTGGACCCGTTGAAGGCTACTCACTCAGTGAAGGGGGTGACCGGTCACGAGATCTGCCACTACTTTTGGGACACAACGTACCGCAACGACTGGGAAA CTACCATTGAAAACTTCAACGTCCTGGAGACGCTGTCAGACAACGCCGTCATCGTCTATCAGACACACAAG CGGGTGTGGCCTGCATCTCAGAGGGACGTGTTGTACCTGTCTGCTATGAGGAAGATGGTGGCCAACAATGAGAGCGACCCAGACACGTGGCTGGTCTGTAACTTCTCAGTTGATCACAACGACGCTCAG CCAACCAGCAGATGTGTTCGTGCCAAAATCAACATCGCCATGATCTGTCAGACGCTGGTCAGTCCACCAGAGGGCGACAAAGAGATCAGCAGGGACAACATCCTGTGTAAAATCACCTATGTAGCCAATG TGAATCCAGGAGGGTGGGCTCCTGCCTCCGTGCTCAGGGCTGTAGCTAAGAGGGAATATCCCAAATTCCTCAAGCGCTTCACCTCATATGTGCAAGAGAAAACTGCCGGCAAGCCAATTCTCTTCTGA